The Planctomycetia bacterium sequence GGCCCAACTCGGCGCCATGGGCGACGTGGCCAAGGGGATGCGCGACCGCGTGCTCGTGATCGACCATCACGTCAGCGAGGACGATCTCTCCGACCGCTGGTTCAAGGACACGTCGGCCGAGGCCACTGCCCGGATCGTCTACGAGATCGGCCTGCGGCTCCGGGTGCCGCTCTCCGAGCGGATCGCCACGCCGCTGTACGCCGGGCTCTCGACCGACACCGGCGGATTCCGCTTCCCGTCGGCGACCGGGGAATCGTTCCGCATCGCCGCCCGGCTGGTCGATGCCGGGGCCAGCCCGACGGTGATGTACCGCGAACTGTTCGAGCAGGACACGCTCGCCCGGCTGAACCTCGTCGGCCGGACGCTCGCCGGAGCGACGACGCGGCACGACGGCCGGGTGATCGAGTCGAGCGTTCGCCAGGCCGACATCCGCGCCGTCCACGCGCAGCCGAGCGACACCGAGGACCTCGTCAACCTCACGCTCGCCGTGAAGGGGACGGAGGTGG is a genomic window containing:
- a CDS encoding phosphodiesterase codes for the protein MRLDWASLLDTLRAGQRFVLTSHVRPDCDALGSELGLAGILTALGKDVRIVNAQATPANLKWIDPDRRIESLAEGVKPADLADRDLFVVLDTSAWAQLGAMGDVAKGMRDRVLVIDHHVSEDDLSDRWFKDTSAEATARIVYEIGLRLRVPLSERIATPLYAGLSTDTGGFRFPSATGESFRIAARLVDAGASPTVMYRELFEQDTLARLNLVGRTLAGATTRHDGRVIESSVRQADIRAVHAQPSDTEDLVNLTLAVKGTEVAVILIEQPDGRIKTSFRSRGPVDCNALAARFGGGGHKAAAGAILDGPFEAARQRVAAALDEAWLARAAGG